One region of Ferrimicrobium sp. genomic DNA includes:
- a CDS encoding iron ABC transporter permease, which produces MVALIERPIEQPERYERSGSVLSRWLGRLAEFLGWPIFWVVLVVVLLVPTACFLILAVSPRLFDQGSAWFTINAFREALTGVTLQGMADSLVVGILAALLAVAFAILLAWLLQRTNVGGRRVWSISIWAVLLVPSYIIAVGWQVVLGPGGVLAAVGLYSPIYTKIFFGPVGYTLVLAIKGLPFAYFAVAGSIAALGSSFEDAARVHGGGRLTTLRVMVPMILPSIFAGLIVVFAESIADFGTAAVIAPNAHFPIATYNLYVALSSYPANFGVAAVIGLMLVVAVAVALTLQKRFLKSRSYAVLGGRTRSAKQTRLTLRGQLIALGVLLVVFFVALGVPILGALVSSMLKPFATLSLHNLTLSAYRGLFGISGLGSSLGFSFKLAVLNGFLALILGTVIARRLSRRGTKLIDKLLDVTVLAAIALPGLVLAAGYIFAYNLPILSSLGIDIYGTVLILIMAYLAGALPSTTRVLAGPLAQVKGSLLDAGRVHGAGLTKSWWRCAIPLLGPSLLWAWLLTFAATFLELPASELLAPPGTQPVAVAIISVLGKSNLSQGTALSIVALLIDLGMIIIISLLFRFLAPKGWRRLGANVL; this is translated from the coding sequence GTGGTAGCACTTATTGAGCGACCGATCGAGCAGCCCGAGCGCTACGAGCGCTCGGGCTCGGTCCTTTCAAGGTGGCTGGGCCGCCTTGCTGAGTTCTTGGGGTGGCCAATCTTTTGGGTGGTGCTCGTTGTTGTACTGCTCGTCCCGACCGCCTGTTTCTTGATCCTGGCCGTCTCACCCCGTCTTTTTGACCAAGGAAGTGCATGGTTTACGATCAACGCCTTCCGCGAGGCCCTTACCGGTGTCACGCTGCAAGGGATGGCGGACTCGCTGGTGGTCGGGATCCTCGCGGCACTCTTGGCGGTCGCGTTTGCGATCCTGTTGGCTTGGTTGCTCCAGCGTACCAATGTGGGCGGCCGGAGAGTATGGTCCATCTCGATCTGGGCGGTCCTCTTGGTCCCGAGTTATATCATCGCTGTGGGTTGGCAGGTGGTGCTTGGACCAGGAGGGGTGTTGGCGGCGGTCGGTCTGTATAGCCCGATCTACACCAAGATCTTCTTCGGCCCTGTCGGCTATACCTTGGTATTGGCTATCAAAGGGTTGCCATTTGCCTACTTCGCCGTCGCCGGGTCAATCGCGGCACTGGGATCGAGTTTTGAGGATGCGGCCCGAGTGCACGGCGGAGGGAGGCTGACTACCTTGCGGGTGATGGTGCCGATGATCCTGCCTTCGATCTTTGCCGGGCTCATCGTCGTCTTTGCCGAATCGATCGCTGACTTTGGCACCGCTGCCGTGATCGCTCCCAATGCACACTTCCCGATAGCGACGTATAACCTCTATGTTGCGCTCTCTTCCTACCCGGCCAACTTTGGTGTAGCTGCGGTCATCGGTTTGATGCTGGTTGTGGCGGTGGCTGTTGCATTGACGCTGCAAAAACGGTTTCTCAAGAGTCGGTCCTACGCGGTCCTCGGTGGACGAACGAGATCGGCGAAGCAAACGCGTCTTACTCTCCGCGGACAACTCATCGCGCTTGGAGTGTTGTTGGTGGTCTTTTTCGTTGCGCTCGGTGTGCCGATTCTCGGTGCCCTTGTCTCCTCGATGCTCAAGCCCTTCGCGACACTCTCCCTGCACAATCTGACCCTGAGTGCCTATCGCGGTCTCTTTGGGATCTCGGGCCTCGGGAGCTCTCTTGGATTCTCCTTCAAACTGGCCGTGCTCAATGGGTTTCTTGCTCTCATCCTTGGCACCGTTATCGCACGGCGACTCTCGAGGAGAGGTACAAAACTGATCGACAAGTTGCTCGATGTCACGGTACTTGCTGCGATCGCTTTGCCTGGGTTGGTGCTGGCTGCAGGCTATATTTTCGCCTATAACTTGCCAATACTATCAAGTCTTGGTATCGATATCTACGGTACGGTTCTGATACTCATCATGGCGTACCTCGCAGGAGCGTTGCCGTCGACTACCCGTGTGCTTGCGGGACCATTGGCCCAAGTGAAGGGGTCACTGCTTGACGCCGGGCGAGTGCATGGGGCTGGTTTGACCAAATCGTGGTGGCGATGTGCGATACCGCTTCTTGGGCCGAGTTTGCTGTGGGCGTGGTTGCTCACTTTTGCGGCCACGTTTCTTGAGTTGCCGGCCTCTGAACTGTTGGCGCCGCCTGGTACCCAGCCAGTCGCTGTTGCGATCATTTCGGTGCTCGGGAAGTCGAACCTCTCGCAGGGTACGGCGTTGTCGATCGTTGCACTGCTCATCGATCTCGGCATGATTATCATCATCTCGCTGCTCTTCCGCTTTCTGGCCCCAAAGGGCTGGCGACGGTTAGGAGCGAATGTTCTCTAA
- a CDS encoding ABC transporter substrate-binding protein: MMQRNRFSRVLKVGLALAGAASVLAACGSSSTASTSSTTKTASKTPVVPLVVYGAEGYAPAVAKGFQQATGIPTEMVNHSTGTLLAKISAEAENPQWGVFWSDGSDAYAALDQQHYLLRGFEPTTGTLTSLGKTLVPADGSYIPTGITIAAAYVYNSKVTKNPPTSWSSLLTPTWKGAIGMNNPAISGPTYTAVASIMQQQGGVTQGEAYFKKLAANGLHIYSTNKVTLHALLTGAIKVALVQNSAGIGFAFTTPDLKVAYPDKSALLPGVIGIDGKAPKAEIVEAKKFADFVYSPKGQALMLSGDPHGDSLFYPIIEGTKAHSEVPNLKNIPTDYPNPIVWGSREATINAWFTNNIVQ, encoded by the coding sequence ATGATGCAACGTAATCGGTTCTCCCGAGTTCTCAAGGTTGGTTTGGCGCTAGCAGGAGCGGCGAGTGTGCTCGCAGCGTGTGGATCAAGTTCGACGGCGTCTACCTCATCGACGACCAAGACCGCCTCCAAGACCCCCGTGGTGCCGTTGGTGGTCTACGGGGCTGAAGGCTACGCACCAGCGGTGGCCAAAGGGTTTCAGCAAGCGACGGGGATTCCGACGGAGATGGTGAACCACTCAACCGGTACGCTTTTGGCGAAAATATCGGCAGAGGCCGAGAACCCTCAGTGGGGTGTCTTCTGGTCTGATGGCTCGGACGCCTATGCGGCTCTCGACCAACAGCACTATCTGTTGCGTGGTTTCGAACCGACGACGGGGACGCTGACGTCGCTAGGCAAAACGTTGGTTCCTGCTGATGGGAGTTATATCCCGACCGGGATTACGATCGCCGCTGCCTATGTCTATAACTCCAAGGTTACCAAGAACCCACCAACCTCGTGGAGCAGTCTGTTGACGCCCACCTGGAAGGGTGCTATCGGGATGAACAACCCAGCGATTTCGGGTCCGACCTACACGGCAGTCGCCTCCATCATGCAACAACAGGGTGGCGTCACGCAAGGTGAGGCCTATTTCAAGAAGCTCGCGGCCAACGGACTGCACATCTACTCAACCAATAAGGTGACGCTCCATGCGCTACTGACCGGAGCAATCAAAGTGGCGTTGGTGCAGAACTCCGCTGGTATTGGGTTTGCATTCACTACCCCTGATCTGAAGGTCGCTTATCCCGATAAGTCAGCGCTTCTTCCCGGCGTGATCGGTATCGACGGTAAGGCTCCAAAGGCGGAGATTGTTGAGGCGAAAAAATTTGCCGACTTTGTCTACAGCCCTAAGGGTCAAGCGCTGATGCTCAGCGGTGATCCTCACGGCGATTCGCTCTTTTACCCCATCATCGAGGGGACGAAAGCACATTCAGAGGTGCCGAACTTGAAGAATATTCCTACGGACTATCCAAATCCAATCGTGTGGGGTTCTCGCGAGGCCACGATTAACGCTTGGTTCACCAACAACATCGTTCAGTAG
- a CDS encoding DUF2079 domain-containing protein, which yields MSSETEESTDSDQPRLIDLMRPLRKGSVTTTTRVLWALAGLGALVQFAVLLIYSLNKFHHFDLSEDYGIVNQATYLIAHGHLNPFDTIYQDQFWRDQFSLLAWPLGALRLVARSGITLLVIQSLSLAATTLVLLLVAIRVILQQHFPLAWRLVMLAGFGLMTLTDPWLYETASFDFHFQSIAALTLLLALIGFLRQRPLLAWIMIGLTLLAGTSEILLVIGLGLGLLLLAQRRAQGLLVVAVGLGWLAVDLILGAHQSTTFALSYGYLSQVHRQNPSLMAIIGGVLAHPGLPLHVLASRHSAIGEMLGYSGVLGVLFVPAAMVTLLAIGANGLQHSAAFLSLQSGGFQNFPEVVLLEMGTVLMGTWLLARLRLSPRWARWPLGGAMGVVAVMSAALGIDVDRGIPPQWLTVPPRVAAQLQTVAIPADDEVVVSEGIVGRFADRAAVFAIFAPDQHFQACSSTIFVVVAARNGFEIDPPIRSASIVRDLDNDHDAIVRLRSPQVHVYELEHQPVGAFLSFSSARGVKVSRMPAFGDERCTDEDGVAIS from the coding sequence ATGTCTTCAGAAACAGAGGAGTCTACAGACTCCGATCAGCCACGACTGATCGACTTGATGCGCCCCCTGCGCAAGGGTTCGGTCACGACCACTACTCGGGTGCTTTGGGCCTTGGCTGGGCTCGGTGCCCTTGTCCAGTTCGCGGTACTGCTGATCTATTCGCTCAACAAGTTTCATCACTTTGACCTGTCAGAGGACTATGGGATCGTCAATCAGGCAACGTACCTAATCGCTCACGGCCACCTCAACCCCTTCGACACTATCTACCAGGATCAGTTCTGGCGTGATCAGTTCTCCTTGTTGGCTTGGCCGCTTGGAGCGCTACGACTCGTGGCTCGTTCTGGCATCACGCTGTTGGTCATCCAATCGCTGTCGTTGGCGGCAACCACGCTGGTACTACTCCTCGTCGCTATTCGAGTGATACTCCAGCAGCACTTCCCCCTTGCATGGCGGCTGGTCATGCTGGCAGGATTTGGGTTGATGACCCTCACTGACCCTTGGCTCTATGAGACAGCGTCCTTTGATTTTCACTTCCAGTCGATCGCCGCCCTCACCCTCCTTCTCGCATTGATTGGCTTTCTCAGACAACGGCCATTGTTGGCGTGGATCATGATCGGGCTGACGTTGTTGGCGGGTACGAGTGAGATATTGCTGGTCATTGGATTGGGGCTAGGCCTTCTGCTCCTTGCACAACGGCGCGCCCAGGGCCTTCTGGTCGTTGCGGTGGGGTTGGGGTGGCTCGCCGTCGATCTCATCCTCGGAGCGCATCAATCGACGACCTTTGCGCTCAGTTATGGCTATCTCAGTCAGGTCCACCGCCAGAACCCTTCGTTGATGGCAATTATCGGAGGGGTGCTGGCGCATCCTGGTCTCCCGCTTCATGTTCTGGCTTCGCGACACAGTGCCATAGGTGAGATGCTCGGGTATTCAGGGGTGCTCGGTGTGCTCTTTGTACCGGCCGCTATGGTCACTCTGTTGGCGATTGGGGCTAACGGCCTGCAACATTCGGCTGCCTTTCTCTCCTTGCAATCCGGAGGTTTTCAGAACTTCCCAGAGGTCGTGCTGCTCGAGATGGGTACGGTGCTGATGGGTACGTGGTTATTGGCCCGCTTACGGTTGTCACCGCGATGGGCTCGATGGCCCCTTGGCGGGGCGATGGGGGTTGTGGCCGTGATGAGTGCAGCTCTCGGTATCGACGTCGATCGCGGAATTCCTCCACAATGGTTGACCGTTCCTCCACGAGTTGCGGCGCAGCTACAGACGGTCGCGATCCCAGCCGATGATGAGGTGGTCGTATCGGAGGGTATTGTCGGTAGATTCGCCGATCGGGCCGCTGTCTTTGCGATCTTTGCCCCCGATCAACATTTTCAGGCCTGCAGTTCCACGATCTTTGTGGTGGTAGCGGCGCGCAACGGATTCGAGATTGACCCACCGATACGGAGTGCCAGTATCGTGCGTGACCTCGATAACGATCATGACGCTATTGTCCGGCTCCGCAGCCCGCAGGTCCATGTCTACGAACTCGAGCATCAGCCCGTGGGCGCTTTTCTCTCCTTCTCGTCGGCGAGAGGCGTGAAGGTGAGTCGGATGCCCGCCTTTGGTGATGAGCGTTGCACCGATGAAGATGGGGTGGCGATCTCGTAG
- a CDS encoding response regulator transcription factor yields MATILLVTDSPELEEELASTLDADEHTLYAVSAGRAVRDAAAEIQPDVVVLDSQIGSMGGIAVCIDLRLEADAGRLEPTRIILLLDRRADVFTAKRSGADGYLVKPLNPLMVVDAVEAVLDGNLFLDNSYQPLDSSREVEEASTLVADGK; encoded by the coding sequence ATGGCAACCATCCTTCTTGTCACTGATTCACCCGAGCTCGAAGAGGAGCTCGCCTCCACCCTTGATGCCGATGAACACACGCTCTACGCTGTGTCAGCGGGCAGAGCAGTCCGAGACGCCGCCGCGGAGATCCAACCCGATGTCGTGGTCCTGGATTCACAGATCGGTTCGATGGGTGGCATCGCGGTCTGCATTGATCTGCGTCTAGAGGCAGATGCGGGCCGTTTGGAGCCGACGCGAATCATCTTGCTCCTCGATCGACGAGCTGATGTTTTTACCGCTAAGCGTTCCGGAGCGGATGGTTATCTGGTGAAGCCCTTGAATCCGCTGATGGTGGTTGACGCCGTGGAGGCGGTCCTCGATGGGAACCTTTTCCTCGACAACTCATATCAACCACTCGACAGTAGTCGCGAGGTGGAAGAAGCCTCTACACTGGTAGCTGACGGGAAGTAG
- a CDS encoding ArsA-related P-loop ATPase codes for MTDLLDAIGSKETLVCIGPGGVGKTTSAAAVGLLLARTGRNVCVLTIDPARRLASALGLDRVGNEPVLASEDIPNYWVAMLDPKQTFDAMIARYSSSEAQEKEIVENPVYRNLVTRLSGTQEYMAFERLWELRESQRFDTIIVDTPPAQAAIDFLHAPSRLAGFLDNRVFKFMLKPPPLYLRPIAMATRGLVKQIASVVGADVVNDTMSFFQAFSGIEEGFRERALRTSELLASEATSYLLVSSPAPDSLAAGSRMVELLQGIGHEVNSVLINRMTPTYASDPSDPHAPAQARADLERLARMRAHEVLAIESWGLDLALGGFYFLEDLASDVSNLTALEEVADAMQRCALVPFAVPE; via the coding sequence GTGACGGATCTTCTCGATGCCATCGGCTCCAAAGAGACGCTGGTCTGTATTGGTCCAGGTGGAGTCGGCAAGACCACCAGTGCGGCGGCGGTTGGGCTTTTGCTGGCAAGGACGGGTCGCAACGTCTGTGTGTTAACGATCGACCCGGCACGGCGCCTCGCCTCTGCGCTTGGCCTTGACCGGGTTGGCAATGAGCCGGTGCTTGCCAGCGAGGATATCCCCAACTACTGGGTGGCGATGCTCGACCCAAAGCAGACCTTTGACGCGATGATCGCTCGTTACTCCTCTTCGGAGGCTCAGGAGAAGGAGATTGTCGAGAATCCTGTCTACCGTAATCTTGTAACGCGGTTGTCGGGCACGCAGGAGTACATGGCCTTTGAGCGGCTTTGGGAACTCAGGGAGAGTCAGCGTTTCGACACGATCATTGTCGATACGCCACCCGCCCAAGCGGCGATCGATTTCCTGCACGCCCCGAGTCGACTCGCGGGGTTTTTGGACAACCGTGTCTTCAAATTCATGCTCAAGCCTCCGCCTCTTTACTTGCGACCGATTGCGATGGCGACTCGCGGCCTCGTCAAACAGATCGCAAGCGTGGTAGGTGCCGATGTCGTCAACGATACCATGAGCTTCTTCCAGGCCTTTTCCGGGATCGAAGAGGGATTCCGTGAACGAGCACTGAGGACGAGTGAGCTGCTCGCATCGGAGGCGACGAGTTATCTGTTGGTCTCCTCACCGGCGCCTGACTCCTTGGCGGCGGGGAGTCGAATGGTGGAGCTTTTACAGGGGATAGGACACGAGGTCAACAGCGTACTGATCAACCGCATGACGCCAACCTATGCGTCGGATCCGTCCGATCCGCATGCACCGGCACAAGCCCGTGCTGACCTAGAACGGCTGGCGCGTATGCGTGCACATGAAGTCTTGGCGATCGAGTCATGGGGGCTTGATCTCGCGCTCGGTGGATTTTATTTCCTTGAGGATCTCGCGAGTGATGTCTCGAACCTCACGGCGCTAGAAGAGGTGGCCGATGCAATGCAACGGTGTGCTTTGGTACCCTTCGCGGTCCCCGAGTAG
- a CDS encoding ArsA-related P-loop ATPase — MQTAKARIILSELIGDPRLVLVTGKGGVGKSSVARLIARIAQTAGLKPLLVLFDEFGGESDGIEQVILLPDAVMLEYLETHGFGPLAQRLLKSGVIDAVSTAIPGIRDLLVLAKIKQLVNSGIYDLVLVDAPASGHLLSLLSSPDGLGAIATDGPIASQSADVIALLRDQELTGVVLVTLPEETPVQETSEVYTNLTTLLATHVLSCVVNRMPAMVHRLDDLMPGSAEDRANQYLTSRSDFAQAQVQVVRGLLPVPVFEFPFVENATQPTKAAKYLFDQADRWEMQ, encoded by the coding sequence GTGCAGACAGCGAAGGCGCGCATCATACTCTCGGAGCTCATTGGCGATCCCCGGCTGGTACTCGTGACGGGCAAGGGTGGGGTGGGTAAGTCAAGTGTGGCTCGTCTCATCGCTCGTATCGCCCAGACGGCGGGGCTGAAACCCTTGCTGGTGCTCTTTGACGAATTTGGTGGTGAATCAGACGGCATTGAACAGGTCATTCTCCTGCCGGATGCCGTCATGTTGGAGTACCTTGAGACCCATGGCTTTGGTCCATTGGCCCAGCGTCTGTTGAAGTCCGGTGTCATCGATGCCGTTTCGACGGCGATCCCCGGCATCCGGGACTTGTTGGTGTTGGCGAAGATCAAGCAGTTGGTGAACTCTGGCATCTATGATCTTGTTCTCGTGGACGCGCCCGCGTCTGGTCATCTGCTTTCATTGTTATCATCGCCTGATGGACTCGGTGCGATAGCGACCGATGGGCCGATCGCTTCGCAGAGTGCCGACGTCATCGCTCTGTTGCGGGATCAGGAGTTGACCGGGGTTGTGCTGGTGACGTTGCCGGAGGAGACCCCAGTGCAGGAGACGAGCGAGGTCTACACCAACTTGACAACGTTGCTAGCTACCCACGTACTCTCTTGTGTCGTCAACAGGATGCCCGCGATGGTGCATCGACTCGATGATCTGATGCCAGGTTCGGCCGAAGACCGCGCGAATCAGTATTTGACCTCACGTTCGGACTTTGCGCAGGCACAGGTCCAAGTGGTTCGTGGCCTGCTTCCCGTCCCTGTTTTTGAGTTTCCTTTCGTGGAGAACGCCACGCAACCAACGAAAGCAGCTAAGTATCTTTTTGATCAGGCGGATCGATGGGAGATGCAGTGA